The window AGCAAGGACGCCGAGCGCTACCGCGCCGTCATCGACAAGCTCGGAATCCGCAGGTGACCGTGGCGTCACGCCACATGGATTGGTCCTCGGACGCGAAGACTCCGGGGGCCCGAGGACAATCGTCACGATGAGTCACACCGTACAGCTCGAGATCAATGGCTTGCCGTTCTCCATCGAAACTGGCAAGGTCGCGAAGCAGGCGGACGGGGCGGTCGTGGTGCGCTACGGGGGCACGATGGTGCTCGCCACGTGCGTGGCCGCCAAGAGCGGCAAAGAGTCGCAGGACTTCTTCCCCCTCACGGTCGAGTACCGCGAGCGCATGTACGCCGGAGGCCGGATCCCCGGCGGGTACTTCAAGCGCGAGGGCGCGCCGGTCAAGAAGGAGACGCTCACCGCCCGCCTCATCGACCGGCCGATCCGCCCGCTCTTCCCCGACGGCTTTCGCAACGAGATCCAGGTGATCTGTCTGACGATCTCGGCCGATCCGCAGAACGACCCCGACATCCTCGCCATGAACGGCGCCTCGGCCGCCCTCTGCCTGTCCGGCATCCCGTTCGACGGGCCGGTCGGCGCCGTGCGCGTCGGCCTCGTGGACGGGAAGCTCGTGGCGAATCCCACGAACGACCAGCAGGCCGCGTCGAGCCTCGAGCTCGTCATCGCGGGCACCGAGGAGGCGGTCCTCATGGTCGAGGCGGGCGCCAAGGAGGTGCCCGAGGAGACGATGCTCGAGGCGATCGCCTTCGGCCACGCGGAGTGCAAGAAGCTCGTGCGGGTCCAGAAGGAGCTGGCGGCGAAGGCGGCGAAGCCCCGCTGGCTGTTCGATCCCGCGGCGGGCCGTGACCGCGAGCTCGAGGCGCGCGTGAAGGGTCTCGCCGCGCCCAAGCTCGCCGCGGCGCTCGCGACCCACGAGAAGCAGGCGCGCGCCGGGTCGGTCGGCCGCGTGTTCGACGAGGTGTGGGCGGCGCTCGGCGTCGACGAGTCCAAGAAGCCCATCGCGCGCAAGGCGTTCGAGGAGGTCGAGAGCGCGGAGGTCCGCCGGCTGATCGTCGAGCGGGGGGTCCGCGTGGACGGCCGGAAGGTCAACGAGATCCGGCCGATCTCGATCGAGCTGGCGTACCTGCCGCGGGCCCACGGGTCGGCGCTCTTCACGCGCGGCGAGACCCAGGCGCTCGTGTCCGCCACGCTCGGCACCAAGTCGGACGAGCAGAAGATCGAGGCGCTCGAGGGCGAGACCTGGCGCCACTTCATGCTGCACTACAACTTTCCGTCGTTCTCCGTCGGCGAGGTCCGGCGCTTCGGCGGGCCCTCCCGCCGGGACATCGGCCACGGCGCCCTCGCCGAGCGCGCGGTCGAGGCGGTGCTGCCGCCGAAGGAGGAGTTCCCGTACACGATCCGCGTGGTCTCGGACATCCTCGAGTCGAACGGCTCGTCGTCCATGGCCACCGTGTGCGGCGCCTCGCTCGCGCTCATGGACGCGGGCGCACCCATCAAGTCGCACGTCGCCGGCATCGCGATGGGGCTCGTCAAGGAGGGCGACCGCTACGGGATCCTGACCGACATCATGGGCAGCGAGGACCACTACGGCGACATGGACTTCAAGGTCGCCGGGACCGAGAAGGGCATCGCGGCGCTCCAGATGGACATCAAGATCGCGGGCGTGTCGATCGACATCATGCGCGAGGCGCTCAAGCAGGCGCGCGAGGCGCGGCTGATCGTCCTCGGCAAGATGCGCGAGGCGCTCGAGAAGCCGCGCCCGGAGCTCAGTCCGTACGCGCCGCGCTTCGTCACGATCAAGATCCGCACGGAGAAGATCCGCGAGATCATCGGCCCAGGCGGCAAGGTGATCCGCGGCATCCAGGAGCAGACCGGCACCAAGATCGACGTCGAGGACGACGGCCGGGTCACCGTCTTCTCGCCCGACAGCGAGTCGGTGCAGAAGGCGGTCGCGATCATCCAGGACATCTGTCGCGAGGTCGAGCTCGACCGGATCTACCTCGGCAAGGTGAAGAAGATCGTCGAGTTCGGCGCCTTCGTCGAGGTCATCCCGAACACCGAGGGGCTGCTCCACATCTCGCAGATCGCCGAGTCACGCATCCGCTCCGTCCAGGACGTGCTGACGGAGGGCGACGAGGTCCTCGTCAAGGTGATCGAGATCGACGGCAACGGCAAGATGCGGCTCAGCCGCAAGATGGCGCTGCGCGAGCAGCCGGCGCTCGCGGACAAGGAAAAGCTGAAGAATCCCCAGGCGGCGAATCCCCC is drawn from Candidatus Methylomirabilota bacterium and contains these coding sequences:
- the pnp gene encoding polyribonucleotide nucleotidyltransferase, yielding MSHTVQLEINGLPFSIETGKVAKQADGAVVVRYGGTMVLATCVAAKSGKESQDFFPLTVEYRERMYAGGRIPGGYFKREGAPVKKETLTARLIDRPIRPLFPDGFRNEIQVICLTISADPQNDPDILAMNGASAALCLSGIPFDGPVGAVRVGLVDGKLVANPTNDQQAASSLELVIAGTEEAVLMVEAGAKEVPEETMLEAIAFGHAECKKLVRVQKELAAKAAKPRWLFDPAAGRDRELEARVKGLAAPKLAAALATHEKQARAGSVGRVFDEVWAALGVDESKKPIARKAFEEVESAEVRRLIVERGVRVDGRKVNEIRPISIELAYLPRAHGSALFTRGETQALVSATLGTKSDEQKIEALEGETWRHFMLHYNFPSFSVGEVRRFGGPSRRDIGHGALAERAVEAVLPPKEEFPYTIRVVSDILESNGSSSMATVCGASLALMDAGAPIKSHVAGIAMGLVKEGDRYGILTDIMGSEDHYGDMDFKVAGTEKGIAALQMDIKIAGVSIDIMREALKQAREARLIVLGKMREALEKPRPELSPYAPRFVTIKIRTEKIREIIGPGGKVIRGIQEQTGTKIDVEDDGRVTVFSPDSESVQKAVAIIQDICREVELDRIYLGKVKKIVEFGAFVEVIPNTEGLLHISQIAESRIRSVQDVLTEGDEVLVKVIEIDGNGKMRLSRKMALREQPALADKEKLKNPQAANPPRA